The Aquificaceae bacterium DNA window CTTCACTGTTCATTTATGCCTTTTATCATACCCTCTAATTTGAGAAGTTCACCCTCTTGGGGCTTGTTTATGTTCTTGGCATAACGAGGTCTTTTGTAGACAACTTTTTTATTCCTTGACTTGCCTTTTGATAAGATTTTCTTTGAGCTTTTCTTAGCGGACAAACTCTTCTTATTTACCTGCTTAGCCTTTCCCTGCACCACCTGTTTTTTAGTTTGCGTATTTGCAAAAGACAGGTCTGTGGGCACGGAAAGGCTAAGGGCTGAAACAATTCCAGTTATAAGTAAAAGTTTTCTCATAGTTCACCTCCTTGTTAAAAACTATAGCCTAAAGAGTCAGGATGTGTCAAGAAGGCTGAGAATATCCTCTAATAGCCCATCTCTGTTTTCTTTGCTTACTTCCAAAAGGACCGCACCCGTGAGCCTTCTTATTTCTGCAACAAGAGGATGCACATCCCTTATAGGAATGGTTATCACCATATGCTTTCTGGGGTCATGGATGAGTGCTCTAATAAGCTCTCTAAAGGGCTTTGAGAAAAGCTCCATCTTGCCTACTTCATCCACAAGCACCACCTTGTTTTCCCTAAGAGCTTTCTCAAGAATTGGAAGGGCAACACTTTCAAATCTTTGCACATTTACACCATAAGAGCCTACAAGATGTTTTGAAGTAAAGGTTTTGCTGGCAAAAAGCAGGCTATTACCCTCTGTGGAGACTACCTTAAAGCCTGTGCGTTTTTTTGTTTTTGGGTCTCTAACCTCTTCTGTCCAAAAGCCTATGGCTTTGTTTCCCAAAACCTTTGCTAACTTCTTTATGAGTGTGGTTTTTCCTATACCCGGTTCTCCTGTAAGCACTATTTTCATAGGTCCTGA harbors:
- a CDS encoding NTPase, whose product is MKIVLTGEPGIGKTTLIKKLAKVLGNKAIGFWTEEVRDPKTKKRTGFKVVSTEGNSLLFASKTFTSKHLVGSYGVNVQRFESVALPILEKALRENKVVLVDEVGKMELFSKPFRELIRALIHDPRKHMVITIPIRDVHPLVAEIRRLTGAVLLEVSKENRDGLLEDILSLLDTS